The Phaenicophaeus curvirostris isolate KB17595 chromosome 15, BPBGC_Pcur_1.0, whole genome shotgun sequence genome window below encodes:
- the CLK4 gene encoding dual specificity protein kinase CLK4 isoform X2 — protein sequence MRESTVAAVNAGKGPTAVDKKASTINQITFQKDEIVATLGEGAFGKVVECIDHDMRGMHVAVKIVKNVGRYREAARSEIQVLEHLNNMDPSSTFRCVQMLEWFDHHGHVCIVFELLGLSTYDFIKENSFLPFHINDIRNMAYQICQSINFLHHNKLTHTDLKPENILFVESDYIVKYNAKMKRDERTLKNTDIKVVDFGSATFDDEHHSTLVSTRHYRAPEVILALGWSQPCDVWSIGCILIEYYLGFTVFQTHDSKEHLAMMERILGPLPTHMIKKSRKHYFHHDQLDWDEHSSAGRYVRRRCKPLKEFMHCQDTDHQNLFDLVRRMLEYDPAKRITLDEALQHPFFEPLNK from the exons ATGAGAGAAAGCACAGTAGCAGCCGTAAACGCAGGAAAAGGTCCCACAGCAGTGGACAAGAAAGCAAGCACTATAAACCAGATCACATTTCAGAAAG ATGAAATTGTTGCAACTTTAGGAGAAGGAGCTTTTGGAAAAGTAGTGGAGTGCATAGATCATGATAT gagaGGAATGCATGTAGCAGTTAAAATTGTGAAAAATGTTGGTAGATACCGGGAAGCCGCCCGTTCAGAAATACAAGTGTTGGAACACTTAAACAACATGGATCCAAGCAGCACTTT CCGCTGTGTCCAAATGCTGGAGTGGTTCGATCATCACGGCCATGTTTGCATAGTTTTTGAGCTGCTGGGCCTTAGTACTTATGACTTTATCAAGGAAAACAGCTTTCTGCCATTTCATATTAATGATATTAGAAATATGGCTTATCAAATTTGCCAGTCTATAAACT ttTTACACCATAATAAACTAACTCATACAGATTTAAAGCCTGAAAATATCTTGTTTGTGGAGTCTGATTACATAGTGAAGTACAATGCCAAAATG AAGCGAGATGAACGcactttaaaaaacacagacatCAAAGTTGTTGATTTTGGAAGTGCGACTTTTGATGATGAGCATCACAGCACATTAGTGTCTACAAGACATTACAGAGCTCCTGAGGTTATTTTAG CACTGGGATGGTCTCAGCCTTGTGATGTCTGGAGTATTGGTTGTATTCTAATTGAATATTACCTGGGATTTACAGTGTTTCAG ACGCATGATAGTAAAGAACATCTAGCAATGATGGAGAGAATACTAGGGCCTCTGCCAACTCACATGATCAAGAAATCCAG aaaacattatttccaCCATGACCAATTGGACTGGGAtgagcacagctctgcaggacGATATGTTAGGAGGCGCTGTAAGCCTTTAAAG gAATTCATGCATTGCCAAGACACAGATCATCAAAATCTGTTTGACCTTGTTCGCAGGATGCTGGAATACGATCCAGCCAAAAGAATTACTCTTGATGAAGCCTTGCAGCATCCTTTTTTTGaaccattaaataaataa
- the CLK4 gene encoding dual specificity protein kinase CLK4 isoform X1 yields MYLFEQRIPAYNIQQRKLWQMRHSKQSHCPEWDDRKSWDERKHSSSRKRRKRSHSSGQESKHYKPDHISESHYLDDRAINERDHHDRRYVEEYRNDFCEVYDHRHYHRDYEKSHHHHYSKSSGRSRKSSHKRKHKRHHCSSHQSHSKSHRRKRSRSVEDDEEGHLICESGDVLRARYEIVATLGEGAFGKVVECIDHDMRGMHVAVKIVKNVGRYREAARSEIQVLEHLNNMDPSSTFRCVQMLEWFDHHGHVCIVFELLGLSTYDFIKENSFLPFHINDIRNMAYQICQSINFLHHNKLTHTDLKPENILFVESDYIVKYNAKMKRDERTLKNTDIKVVDFGSATFDDEHHSTLVSTRHYRAPEVILALGWSQPCDVWSIGCILIEYYLGFTVFQTHDSKEHLAMMERILGPLPTHMIKKSRKHYFHHDQLDWDEHSSAGRYVRRRCKPLKEFMHCQDTDHQNLFDLVRRMLEYDPAKRITLDEALQHPFFEPLNK; encoded by the exons ATGTACCTGTTTGAACAGAGAATTCCTGCATATAACATCCAGCAACGGAAGCTG TGGCAGATGCGGCATTCAAAGCAATCTCATTGTCCTGAATGGGACGACAGAAAGAGCTGGGATGAGAGAAAGCACAGTAGCAGCCGTAAACGCAGGAAAAGGTCCCACAGCAGTGGACAAGAAAGCAAGCACTATAAACCAGATCACATTTCAGAAAG tcaTTATTTGGACGATAGAGCCATAAATGAAAGAGACCATCATGACCGGAGATATGTTGAGGAATACAGAAATGACTTCTGTGAAGTGTATGACCACAGGCATTATCACAGAGACTATGAAAAGAGTCACCATCATCACTATAGCAAATCCTCTGGTCGGAGCAGGAAAAGTAGTCATAAAAGGAAGCATAAGAGACATCATTGCTCCAGTCACCAATCACATTCG AAGAGCCACCGAAGGAAAAGATCCAGGAGTGTAGAGGATGATGAGGAGGGTCACCTGATCTGTGAAAGTGGAGACGTTCTAAGAGCAAGAT ATGAAATTGTTGCAACTTTAGGAGAAGGAGCTTTTGGAAAAGTAGTGGAGTGCATAGATCATGATAT gagaGGAATGCATGTAGCAGTTAAAATTGTGAAAAATGTTGGTAGATACCGGGAAGCCGCCCGTTCAGAAATACAAGTGTTGGAACACTTAAACAACATGGATCCAAGCAGCACTTT CCGCTGTGTCCAAATGCTGGAGTGGTTCGATCATCACGGCCATGTTTGCATAGTTTTTGAGCTGCTGGGCCTTAGTACTTATGACTTTATCAAGGAAAACAGCTTTCTGCCATTTCATATTAATGATATTAGAAATATGGCTTATCAAATTTGCCAGTCTATAAACT ttTTACACCATAATAAACTAACTCATACAGATTTAAAGCCTGAAAATATCTTGTTTGTGGAGTCTGATTACATAGTGAAGTACAATGCCAAAATG AAGCGAGATGAACGcactttaaaaaacacagacatCAAAGTTGTTGATTTTGGAAGTGCGACTTTTGATGATGAGCATCACAGCACATTAGTGTCTACAAGACATTACAGAGCTCCTGAGGTTATTTTAG CACTGGGATGGTCTCAGCCTTGTGATGTCTGGAGTATTGGTTGTATTCTAATTGAATATTACCTGGGATTTACAGTGTTTCAG ACGCATGATAGTAAAGAACATCTAGCAATGATGGAGAGAATACTAGGGCCTCTGCCAACTCACATGATCAAGAAATCCAG aaaacattatttccaCCATGACCAATTGGACTGGGAtgagcacagctctgcaggacGATATGTTAGGAGGCGCTGTAAGCCTTTAAAG gAATTCATGCATTGCCAAGACACAGATCATCAAAATCTGTTTGACCTTGTTCGCAGGATGCTGGAATACGATCCAGCCAAAAGAATTACTCTTGATGAAGCCTTGCAGCATCCTTTTTTTGaaccattaaataaataa